A window of the Salipiger sp. H15 genome harbors these coding sequences:
- a CDS encoding DUF6519 domain-containing protein: MSEDFSRDSFRPQKAFAGVFLQQGRPVLDADFNEMVRIMERRIRAATVDTIGRGVVPRETPDGFGITLTGGGLGIGRGRAYVDGMLAECRGDPEAGAVFDRAREEDQSPEGVLDEMIPPPEGDVLDFLDQPYWPTAALPDDLGAGRAAAYLVVWQRPVTPTEDPDLLEPALGGLDTTTRWQTVWQVRLLEDVGANVDCSTPVEDLEGWTALTAPSTARLSTGTVEVDTPEDPCLVPPTEGFTGIEEQFFRVELHAPDPDAAAPLAQQDWRFKYSRENASVRASVTSIAADALSVTVARIGRDAVLRFAPGDWVEITDDHREFEHRSGQMLRVEEVDADTRTVIFETAVAAEFLPGGGDDTVATRHTRLMRWDQHGVIRLADGANSLLTDLGAVGSDGLIPVPGDGTPVILESGVTVAFGTAEGPGGFREMDHWRFAARTATTSVELLEDAPPHGVQRHYCRLAIVRAAENLVNDCRVFWPPEFGGGEGEGCACTVCVTAEGHNSGALTIQQAIDEVPPEGGTVCLEAGTYLLREPVVIANRAGLALTGQGIGTVLTYEGAGGAVRVETGTDIRLERFSLMVRPAAQDANGGTLPGHGVTAQNTALLALRRLAVIVASGAPEDSINFGIALDGIQIGTVIEECVALAPNALGARSSYGQDNDGDLQFAGFAELRVRDCILFGGRTAVRIERAALNLSAALFSRNLLLGGGTAVRVNWAELPAAGLGFEASTIGANGAGLVLSAGTLRVQDCEISAGAGQSDGILLVPNLLPDAETDAQIVGNTIFDLGGAGIRLAGRLDTVLIKRNILRDCGAAGIAVSPDASVRHVAIDNNVIERIAQASPVPEAAGIVLASAESGQILGNSVRAVGLAGFQGQRYAGIAVIGCGSVEIGSNFIAEIGGEEPEQEAVGIMVLPPYVTMALRGNRILGPMAAGDGAPVAWRAIEIGRSGGDFDGRLPPVFTGATAAVPTLGASGLAYFVVGDEVIRASGSQFAMALPSLGAQIAVDGNQVRTRREHIGRIVQVVDGGAVSLVMGGNQVDYRSEAPLSELVRAAAPRIAFANNTLTHPSGDVSARLFTGTDAGGATVLGNITRARILLNNGGLPAPFGPLNILT, encoded by the coding sequence ATGAGTGAGGATTTCAGCCGCGACAGCTTTCGCCCGCAGAAGGCCTTTGCCGGTGTGTTCCTTCAGCAGGGCCGCCCGGTTCTCGACGCGGATTTCAACGAGATGGTGCGGATCATGGAGCGGCGCATTCGCGCCGCCACGGTCGACACGATCGGGCGCGGCGTGGTCCCGCGCGAGACGCCGGACGGGTTCGGGATCACCCTGACCGGCGGCGGGCTCGGCATCGGGCGCGGGCGCGCCTATGTCGATGGCATGCTCGCCGAGTGCCGGGGCGACCCGGAGGCAGGCGCCGTCTTCGACCGCGCGCGCGAGGAGGACCAGTCCCCCGAGGGCGTGCTCGACGAGATGATCCCGCCGCCCGAGGGCGACGTGCTCGACTTCCTCGACCAGCCCTACTGGCCGACGGCGGCCCTGCCGGACGATCTCGGGGCGGGGCGCGCGGCGGCCTATCTGGTGGTCTGGCAGCGCCCGGTGACGCCGACCGAGGATCCGGACCTGCTCGAGCCGGCACTCGGCGGGCTCGACACCACGACGCGCTGGCAGACGGTCTGGCAGGTGCGCCTGCTGGAGGACGTGGGCGCGAATGTGGACTGCAGCACGCCGGTCGAGGACCTCGAAGGCTGGACCGCGCTGACCGCGCCCTCGACCGCGCGGCTCAGCACCGGCACGGTCGAGGTCGACACGCCCGAGGATCCCTGCCTCGTGCCGCCGACCGAGGGCTTCACCGGCATCGAGGAGCAGTTCTTCCGCGTCGAGTTGCACGCGCCGGACCCGGACGCGGCGGCACCGCTGGCGCAGCAGGACTGGCGCTTCAAGTACAGCCGCGAGAATGCCTCGGTGCGTGCCTCGGTGACCTCGATCGCCGCGGATGCGCTGAGCGTGACCGTCGCGCGCATCGGGCGCGACGCGGTGCTGCGCTTCGCCCCCGGCGACTGGGTCGAGATCACCGACGACCACCGCGAATTCGAGCACCGTTCGGGCCAGATGCTGCGGGTCGAGGAGGTGGACGCGGACACGCGCACGGTGATCTTCGAAACCGCGGTGGCGGCGGAGTTTCTTCCCGGCGGCGGCGACGACACGGTGGCGACGCGGCACACGCGGCTGATGCGCTGGGACCAGCACGGGGTGATCCGGCTGGCGGATGGCGCGAACAGCCTTCTCACCGATCTCGGCGCGGTCGGCAGCGACGGGCTGATCCCGGTGCCGGGCGACGGCACGCCGGTGATCCTCGAGAGCGGTGTCACCGTCGCCTTCGGCACCGCCGAGGGGCCGGGCGGCTTCCGGGAAATGGACCACTGGCGCTTTGCCGCGCGCACCGCCACCACCTCGGTCGAACTGCTCGAAGACGCCCCGCCTCACGGGGTGCAGCGCCACTACTGCCGCCTTGCCATCGTGCGGGCCGCCGAGAACCTCGTGAACGACTGCCGGGTGTTCTGGCCGCCCGAGTTCGGCGGCGGCGAGGGTGAGGGCTGCGCCTGCACCGTCTGCGTGACCGCCGAGGGGCACAACTCGGGGGCGCTGACCATCCAGCAGGCCATCGACGAGGTGCCGCCCGAGGGCGGGACGGTCTGCCTCGAGGCCGGGACCTACCTGCTGCGCGAGCCGGTGGTCATCGCGAACCGCGCGGGGCTTGCGCTGACCGGGCAGGGGATCGGCACGGTCCTCACCTACGAGGGCGCGGGCGGCGCGGTCCGGGTCGAGACCGGGACCGACATCCGGCTCGAGAGGTTCAGCCTTATGGTCCGCCCCGCGGCGCAGGATGCCAATGGCGGCACGCTGCCGGGCCATGGCGTGACGGCGCAGAACACCGCGCTGCTGGCGCTGCGGCGGCTGGCGGTGATCGTCGCGAGCGGCGCGCCCGAGGACAGCATCAACTTCGGCATCGCGCTCGACGGGATCCAGATCGGCACGGTCATCGAGGAATGTGTCGCGCTGGCACCCAACGCGCTCGGCGCAAGGTCGAGCTACGGGCAGGACAATGACGGCGACCTGCAGTTCGCGGGCTTTGCCGAGCTGCGGGTGCGCGACTGCATCCTCTTCGGCGGGCGCACGGCGGTGCGGATCGAGCGCGCCGCGCTCAACCTCTCGGCGGCGCTCTTCTCGCGCAACCTGCTGCTCGGAGGCGGGACCGCGGTGCGGGTCAACTGGGCCGAACTGCCCGCCGCCGGCCTCGGTTTCGAGGCCAGCACGATCGGCGCGAACGGCGCGGGGCTGGTGCTCTCGGCGGGGACGCTGCGGGTGCAGGACTGCGAGATCTCGGCGGGCGCGGGGCAGAGCGACGGGATCCTGCTGGTGCCGAACCTGCTGCCCGATGCGGAGACCGACGCGCAGATCGTCGGCAACACGATCTTCGATCTTGGCGGCGCGGGGATCCGGCTTGCGGGGCGGCTCGACACGGTGCTGATCAAGCGCAACATCCTGCGCGACTGCGGCGCGGCGGGGATCGCCGTCTCGCCCGACGCCTCGGTGCGGCACGTGGCGATCGACAACAACGTGATCGAGCGCATCGCGCAGGCCTCGCCGGTGCCGGAGGCGGCGGGCATCGTCCTCGCCTCGGCCGAGAGCGGCCAGATCCTCGGCAACTCGGTGCGCGCGGTCGGACTGGCGGGGTTCCAGGGGCAGCGCTACGCGGGCATCGCGGTGATCGGCTGCGGCAGCGTCGAGATCGGCTCGAACTTCATCGCCGAGATCGGCGGCGAGGAGCCCGAGCAGGAGGCGGTCGGGATCATGGTCCTGCCGCCCTACGTCACCATGGCCCTGCGCGGGAACCGGATCCTCGGGCCGATGGCGGCCGGAGACGGCGCGCCGGTCGCGTGGCGGGCGATCGAGATCGGCCGCAGCGGCGGCGATTTCGACGGCAGGCTGCCGCCGGTCTTCACCGGGGCGACGGCGGCGGTGCCGACGCTCGGGGCGAGCGGGCTTGCCTATTTCGTGGTGGGCGACGAGGTGATCCGCGCGTCGGGCTCGCAGTTCGCCATGGCCCTGCCGAGCCTCGGGGCGCAGATCGCCGTCGACGGCAACCAGGTCCGCACCCGGCGCGAGCATATCGGCCGGATCGTGCAGGTGGTGGACGGCGGCGCCGTGTCGCTGGTGATGGGCGGCAACCAGGTCGACTACCGCAGCGAGGCACCGCTGTCGGAGCTGGTGCGCGCCGCCGCGCCGCGCATCGCCTTTGCGAACAACACGCTCACACACCCCTCCGGAGACGTCTCGGCGCGGCTCTTCACCGGGACCGATGCCGGCGGCGCGACCGTGCTCGGCAACATCACCCGCGCGCGCATCCTGCTCAACAACGGCGGGCTGCCCGCGCCCTTCGGCCCGCTGAACATCCTGACCTGA
- a CDS encoding RbsD/FucU domain-containing protein: protein MLKNIDPLLTGELLAILRDMGHGDEIVLVDANFPATRVAQRLVELPGIDIIRACEAVLSVFPLDDFVEAPAAVMACPDGRPEIFDEFDRVLAEANLAPVTVEEIDRFAFYDRTEEAFAVVSTGERRLYANIVLKKGVLRA from the coding sequence ATGCTGAAGAACATCGACCCGCTCCTGACCGGCGAGCTTCTCGCCATCCTGCGCGACATGGGCCATGGCGACGAGATCGTTCTCGTCGACGCCAACTTCCCCGCGACGCGGGTTGCGCAGCGGCTGGTCGAGCTGCCCGGCATCGACATCATCCGCGCCTGCGAGGCGGTGCTGTCGGTCTTCCCGCTCGACGATTTCGTCGAGGCCCCGGCGGCGGTCATGGCCTGCCCCGATGGCCGGCCCGAGATCTTCGACGAGTTCGACCGCGTGCTGGCCGAGGCCAACCTCGCCCCCGTCACGGTCGAGGAGATCGACCGCTTCGCCTTCTACGACCGCACCGAGGAGGCCTTTGCCGTGGTGTCGACCGGCGAGCGGCGGCTCTATGCCAACATCGTGCTGAAGAAGGGCGTGCTGCGCGCCTGA
- a CDS encoding HWE histidine kinase domain-containing protein gives MNDSFISTDTPVDLTNCDREPIHLLGNVQSFAALVAISADWIVQHVSRNAGQLLGLDAEGLTGRSFSEVMPRETVAKLREKLGGTSHENSVARLFGFDVFGDGRLFDVSAHQSGSSFIFEFEPKTRSGEQDELALVTPMLRRVSAQKDLLGASEEAARQLRALTGFDRVMVYQFGPEGDGTVIAEAKDGGDAETYLGLHFPASDIPRQARALYKRSLLRLIADVDDHVSPIVPQQSPEGQPLDLSLAMSRAVSPIHLEYLRNMNVRASMSVSIVIRGELWGLFACHHRAPLHVDYERRTAVELLAQFFAYELERQEAKATSDTVGRAQRLHDRLMMQVSSGEGLAASFPSIAREIAKVIPHDGIALYSDGAYVAQGSAPSKEEFHTIARFLNTAAASRVYATDSLVARLPSMAALKEDCAGILAIPVSRTPRDYIVLFRSEVVRQVNWAGNPNKPVEVGPLGARLTPRKSFELWKEDVAGRSETWSPTVLKAAEAIRVTLLEVVLKLADEVNAERKRAQDQQELLIAELNHRVRNVLGLIRSLVGQSRRSAHSIEEFTAAVDGRIHALAQAHDQLTSTEWRPVALRELLAVELGAYIAGEEHRVSVTGQPVLLAPEAFSTMALVLHELVTNSVKYGALSVPAGRVEVAVERLPDGLVRIGWAESGGPAVRAPERRGFGTTIIEKSIPFELKGKADVRFEVTGLRAEFLLPERYVTDAPEGVRGAARQVPQAAASEGEGLSGVALVVEDNMIIAMDAADILSDLGASKVHTASSVAEALRIIDAHPVSVAVLDVNLGSETSLPVAEMLAARGVPFVLASGYAGHSDWLSRFPKAPMTSKPFTIETLSKAVGRLTGG, from the coding sequence ATGAACGATTCCTTCATTTCCACCGACACGCCCGTCGACCTGACCAATTGCGACCGCGAACCGATCCACCTGCTGGGCAACGTGCAGAGCTTCGCGGCGCTGGTCGCGATCTCGGCGGACTGGATCGTGCAGCATGTCTCGCGCAATGCCGGGCAACTGCTCGGGCTCGACGCCGAGGGGCTCACCGGGCGCAGCTTTTCCGAGGTGATGCCGCGCGAGACCGTGGCGAAGCTGCGCGAGAAGCTCGGCGGCACCAGCCACGAGAATTCCGTGGCGCGGCTCTTCGGCTTCGACGTCTTCGGCGACGGCCGGCTCTTCGACGTCAGCGCCCACCAGTCCGGCTCGAGCTTCATCTTCGAGTTCGAGCCCAAGACCCGCAGCGGCGAGCAGGACGAGCTGGCGCTGGTGACGCCGATGCTGCGCCGCGTCTCGGCGCAGAAGGACCTGCTCGGCGCCTCGGAGGAGGCGGCGCGGCAGCTGCGCGCGCTCACCGGCTTCGACCGGGTCATGGTCTACCAGTTCGGCCCCGAGGGCGACGGCACGGTGATCGCCGAGGCCAAGGACGGCGGCGACGCCGAAACCTACCTCGGGCTGCATTTCCCCGCCTCCGACATCCCGCGGCAGGCGCGGGCGCTCTACAAGCGCAGCCTGCTGCGGCTGATCGCCGACGTCGACGACCACGTCTCGCCCATCGTGCCGCAGCAAAGCCCCGAGGGGCAGCCGCTCGACCTGTCGCTGGCGATGTCGCGGGCGGTCTCGCCCATCCACCTCGAGTACCTGCGCAACATGAACGTGCGCGCCTCGATGTCGGTGTCGATCGTCATCCGCGGCGAGCTCTGGGGGCTTTTCGCCTGCCACCACCGCGCGCCGTTGCACGTCGACTACGAGCGTCGCACGGCGGTCGAGTTGCTGGCGCAGTTCTTCGCCTACGAGCTCGAGCGGCAGGAGGCGAAGGCCACCAGCGACACGGTCGGCCGCGCGCAGCGCCTGCACGACCGGCTGATGATGCAGGTCAGCTCCGGCGAGGGGCTGGCGGCGAGCTTTCCCAGCATCGCCCGCGAGATCGCCAAGGTGATCCCGCATGACGGCATCGCGCTCTATTCCGACGGCGCCTACGTGGCGCAGGGCAGCGCGCCCTCGAAGGAAGAGTTCCACACCATCGCGCGCTTCCTCAACACCGCCGCGGCGAGCCGGGTCTATGCCACCGACAGCCTCGTGGCGCGGCTGCCGTCGATGGCGGCGCTCAAGGAGGATTGCGCGGGCATCCTCGCCATTCCCGTCTCGCGCACGCCGCGCGACTACATCGTGCTCTTCCGCTCGGAAGTGGTGCGGCAGGTGAACTGGGCGGGCAATCCGAACAAGCCGGTCGAGGTCGGCCCGCTCGGCGCGCGGCTGACCCCGCGCAAGAGCTTCGAGCTCTGGAAGGAAGACGTCGCCGGGCGCTCCGAGACATGGTCGCCGACCGTGCTCAAGGCGGCCGAGGCGATCCGGGTGACGCTGCTCGAGGTGGTGCTGAAGCTGGCCGACGAGGTCAACGCCGAGCGCAAGCGGGCGCAGGACCAGCAGGAGCTCCTGATCGCCGAGCTCAACCACCGGGTGCGCAACGTGCTGGGGCTGATCCGCTCGCTGGTCGGCCAGTCGCGGCGGTCGGCGCATTCCATCGAGGAGTTCACCGCGGCAGTCGACGGGCGCATCCACGCGCTGGCGCAGGCGCATGACCAGCTGACCTCGACCGAGTGGCGCCCGGTGGCGCTGCGCGAGCTGCTGGCGGTCGAGCTCGGCGCCTATATCGCCGGCGAGGAGCACCGCGTCTCGGTCACCGGCCAGCCGGTGCTGCTGGCGCCCGAGGCCTTCTCGACCATGGCGCTGGTGCTGCACGAGCTGGTGACCAACTCGGTCAAGTACGGCGCGCTCTCGGTGCCCGCGGGGCGGGTCGAGGTAGCGGTCGAGCGGCTGCCCGACGGGCTGGTGCGGATCGGCTGGGCGGAAAGCGGCGGGCCCGCGGTGCGCGCGCCCGAGCGGCGCGGTTTCGGCACCACGATCATCGAGAAATCCATCCCCTTCGAGCTGAAGGGCAAGGCCGACGTGCGCTTCGAGGTGACCGGGTTGCGGGCCGAGTTCCTGCTGCCCGAGCGCTACGTCACCGACGCGCCCGAAGGGGTGCGCGGGGCCGCCCGGCAGGTGCCGCAGGCGGCGGCGTCGGAGGGCGAGGGGCTGTCGGGCGTCGCGCTGGTGGTCGAGGACAACATGATCATCGCCATGGACGCGGCGGACATCCTGTCCGATCTCGGCGCCTCGAAGGTGCACACCGCCTCGTCTGTGGCCGAGGCGCTGCGGATCATCGACGCGCACCCGGTCTCGGTCGCGGTGCTCGACGTCAACCTAGGTTCCGAGACGAGCCTGCCGGTGGCCGAGATGCTGGCGGCGCGGGGCGTGCCCTTCGTGCTGGCAAGCGGCTACGCGGGGCATTCCGATTGGCTGTCGCGCTTCCCCAAGGCGCCGATGACCAGCAAGCCCTTCACCATCGAGACCCTGTCGAAAGCGGTGGGGCGGCTGACCGGAGGCTAA
- a CDS encoding PAS domain-containing protein yields MILAETNLEATALSTVLGYLAQRTTVCAKVLDRDGKVLAINRRGLELLNRDAEAICGQIWPSFWDGAERLNAEAALASAFDGKPASFVGKLVHARCGESLWDVEIVPLDWAEGKVARVLALSSLMSGIAPDGEPARHALEDRQMLGSLSELFHTLSNLTAVSTSAANILRRGVDQDRADALADALTEAGERAAQAVESLRRQIDGPAEDAGEDGKAA; encoded by the coding sequence ATGATTCTCGCCGAAACCAACCTCGAAGCCACCGCCCTCTCGACCGTCCTCGGCTACCTCGCGCAGCGCACGACGGTCTGCGCCAAGGTGCTCGACCGCGACGGCAAGGTGCTTGCCATCAACCGGCGCGGGCTGGAGCTGCTGAACCGCGACGCGGAGGCGATCTGCGGCCAGATCTGGCCCAGTTTCTGGGACGGGGCGGAACGGCTCAACGCCGAGGCCGCGCTGGCCAGCGCCTTCGACGGCAAGCCCGCCAGCTTCGTCGGCAAGCTGGTGCACGCGCGCTGCGGGGAAAGCCTCTGGGACGTCGAGATCGTGCCGCTCGACTGGGCCGAGGGCAAGGTCGCCCGGGTGCTCGCCCTGTCGTCGCTGATGTCCGGCATCGCGCCCGACGGCGAGCCCGCGCGGCACGCGCTCGAGGACCGGCAGATGCTCGGCTCGCTGAGCGAGCTCTTCCACACGCTCAGCAACCTCACCGCCGTCTCGACCAGCGCCGCGAACATCCTGCGCCGCGGCGTCGACCAGGACCGCGCCGACGCGCTGGCCGATGCGCTGACCGAGGCCGGCGAGCGCGCCGCGCAGGCGGTGGAAAGCCTGCGCCGGCAGATCGACGGCCCGGCCGAGGACGCGGGAGAGGACGGCAAGGCCGCCTGA
- a CDS encoding error-prone DNA polymerase, which translates to MTPYAELCVTSNFTLLTGASHPEELVTRAAELGLTAIAITDRNSVAGVVRAFSALKELERLQGEAREAAEAAAREAPAIRSHSLTDPSSRQRVPQVPPGAAPLLPPEQPLPRLIAGARLVLTDSPLDWLALPTDVAAWARLTRLLSLGKRRAEKGECHLSRADLRAATEGMILIALSPDPLEPEGTAAATDPELREMLRRCPGRAFLGAAPVYDGRDQIRLDRLARLSQQTGLPMVALGDVLMHRSARRPLADVLTCLREGCTIDNIGARRLPNGERRLKSGDEMARLFHRYPAALRRTAEIADRCAFRLDELRYQYPDEALNGEPAQDRLARLSREGLHWRYPAGPPPKIVHRVEKELRLIGEMGYASYFLTVHDIVAFARSRGILCQGRGSAANSVVCYLLGVTEVPPESITLIFERFISKERGEPPDIDVDFEHERREEVIQWIYERYGRERAGLTATVIHFRSRAAIREVGKVMGLSQDVIARLSGQIWGWSSSAPDEDRMRDAGIDPTDDRVLMTARLIEEIIGFPRHLSQHVGGFVITHGRLDELCPIENAAMDDRTVIEWDKDDIDALGLLKVDILALGMLTCIRKAFSLLAHHRGQHWTLANVPPEDPTVYDMLCRADAIGVFQVESRAQLNFLPRMLPRRFYDLVCEVAIVRPGPIQGGMVHPFINRRQGKEPVEDLGPAMMEVLGRTYGVPLFQEQAMQIAVVAAGFTPAEADRLRRSLATFKRMGTIGAFRDRFVSGMLARGYTADFAERCFAQIEGFGSYGFPESHAASFARLVYISAWLKRHHQAIFTCALLNAQPMGFYAPAQLVRDAREHGIEVRPVSVNHSEWDNTLERRPDGSLALRLGLRQIKGLREEDATWIVAARGNGYPDVESLWRRAGVKPDTLERLAEGDGFAALGLTRRDALWAAKALRAPKPLPLFGTDGEGAAEPDVILPAMTLGQEVVEDYLSLRLSLRAHPMELLRPRLPESLPHSAFDKVAHRQRITATGLVITRQRPGTASGVIFLTLEDETGTANVVVWTKIYETFRKAVIAGRLLRVTGRLEREGVVTHLIAETVEDLSELLFDLGGPVPVLGPIEANDGRADETRRPVGGSRRGSAARHPREQAKKLFPSRDFH; encoded by the coding sequence ATGACCCCCTATGCCGAGCTCTGCGTCACCAGCAACTTCACCCTCCTCACCGGCGCCTCGCACCCCGAGGAGCTGGTCACCCGCGCCGCCGAGCTGGGGCTGACCGCCATCGCCATCACCGACCGCAACTCGGTGGCCGGGGTGGTGCGCGCCTTCTCGGCGCTGAAGGAGCTCGAGCGGTTGCAGGGCGAGGCGCGCGAGGCGGCCGAGGCGGCGGCGCGCGAGGCCCCGGCGATCCGCTCGCACTCGCTGACCGATCCCTCGAGCCGCCAGCGCGTGCCGCAGGTCCCCCCCGGCGCCGCGCCGCTGCTGCCGCCCGAACAGCCGCTGCCCCGGCTCATCGCGGGGGCGCGGCTGGTGCTGACCGACAGCCCGCTCGACTGGCTCGCCCTGCCCACGGACGTCGCCGCCTGGGCGCGGCTGACGCGGCTCCTGTCGCTCGGCAAGCGCCGCGCCGAGAAGGGCGAGTGCCACCTCTCCCGCGCCGACCTGCGCGCCGCGACCGAGGGGATGATCCTCATCGCCCTGTCGCCCGACCCGCTGGAGCCCGAGGGCACCGCCGCGGCGACCGACCCCGAGCTGCGCGAGATGCTGCGGCGCTGCCCGGGCCGTGCCTTCCTCGGCGCCGCGCCGGTCTACGACGGGCGCGACCAGATCCGGCTCGACCGCCTCGCCCGGCTTTCGCAGCAGACCGGGCTGCCGATGGTGGCCTTGGGCGACGTGCTCATGCACCGCTCGGCCCGCCGCCCGCTGGCCGACGTGCTGACCTGCCTGCGCGAGGGCTGCACCATCGACAACATCGGCGCGCGGCGCCTGCCCAACGGCGAGCGGCGGCTGAAATCCGGCGACGAGATGGCCCGGCTCTTCCACCGCTACCCCGCCGCGCTGCGCCGCACCGCCGAGATCGCCGACCGCTGCGCCTTCCGCCTCGACGAACTGCGCTACCAGTACCCCGACGAGGCGCTGAACGGCGAGCCCGCGCAGGACCGGCTCGCCCGGCTCTCGCGCGAGGGGCTGCACTGGCGCTACCCTGCCGGGCCGCCGCCGAAGATCGTGCACCGGGTGGAAAAGGAGCTGCGGCTGATCGGCGAGATGGGCTACGCCTCGTATTTCCTCACCGTGCACGACATCGTCGCCTTTGCCCGCTCGCGCGGCATCCTCTGCCAGGGGCGCGGCTCGGCGGCCAACTCGGTCGTGTGCTACCTGCTCGGCGTGACCGAGGTGCCGCCCGAGAGCATCACGCTGATCTTCGAGCGCTTCATCTCCAAGGAACGCGGCGAGCCGCCCGACATCGACGTCGATTTCGAGCACGAGCGGCGCGAGGAGGTGATCCAGTGGATATATGAACGCTACGGGCGCGAGCGCGCCGGGCTCACCGCCACGGTGATCCACTTCCGCTCGCGCGCCGCGATCCGCGAGGTCGGCAAGGTGATGGGGCTGAGCCAGGACGTGATCGCCCGGCTCTCGGGGCAGATCTGGGGCTGGTCCTCCTCGGCCCCGGACGAGGACCGCATGCGCGACGCCGGGATCGACCCCACCGACGATCGCGTCCTGATGACCGCCAGGCTGATCGAGGAGATCATCGGCTTCCCGCGCCACCTTTCCCAGCACGTCGGCGGCTTCGTCATCACCCACGGGCGGCTCGACGAGCTCTGCCCGATCGAGAACGCCGCGATGGACGACCGCACGGTGATCGAGTGGGACAAGGACGACATCGACGCGCTGGGGCTTCTCAAGGTCGACATCCTCGCGCTGGGGATGCTCACCTGCATCCGCAAGGCGTTCTCGCTGCTGGCCCATCACCGGGGCCAGCACTGGACGCTGGCCAATGTCCCGCCCGAGGATCCGACCGTCTACGACATGCTCTGCCGCGCCGATGCCATCGGGGTCTTTCAGGTCGAGAGCCGGGCGCAGCTGAACTTCCTGCCCCGGATGCTGCCCCGGCGCTTCTACGACCTCGTCTGCGAGGTCGCCATCGTGCGCCCCGGCCCGATCCAGGGCGGCATGGTGCATCCCTTCATCAACCGCCGCCAGGGCAAGGAGCCGGTCGAGGATCTGGGCCCCGCGATGATGGAGGTGCTGGGCCGCACCTACGGCGTGCCGCTGTTCCAGGAGCAGGCGATGCAGATCGCCGTGGTCGCCGCCGGCTTCACCCCGGCCGAGGCCGACCGGCTGCGCCGCTCGCTCGCCACCTTCAAGCGCATGGGCACCATCGGCGCCTTCCGCGACCGCTTCGTCTCGGGGATGCTGGCGCGCGGCTATACCGCCGATTTCGCCGAGCGCTGCTTTGCCCAGATCGAGGGCTTCGGCAGCTACGGCTTCCCGGAAAGCCACGCCGCCAGCTTCGCCCGGCTGGTCTACATCTCGGCCTGGCTGAAGCGGCACCACCAGGCGATCTTCACCTGCGCGCTGCTCAACGCCCAGCCCATGGGTTTCTACGCCCCCGCCCAGCTGGTGCGCGACGCGCGCGAGCACGGCATCGAGGTGCGCCCGGTCTCGGTCAACCATTCCGAGTGGGACAACACGCTCGAACGGCGCCCGGACGGCAGCCTCGCGCTGCGGCTGGGGCTGCGCCAGATCAAGGGGCTGCGCGAGGAGGACGCGACCTGGATCGTCGCGGCGCGGGGCAACGGCTATCCCGACGTCGAAAGCCTCTGGCGCCGCGCCGGGGTGAAGCCCGACACGCTCGAGCGGCTGGCCGAGGGCGACGGCTTCGCGGCGCTCGGCCTCACCCGGCGCGACGCGCTCTGGGCCGCCAAGGCACTGCGCGCGCCGAAACCCCTGCCGCTCTTCGGCACCGATGGCGAGGGGGCGGCCGAGCCCGACGTGATCCTGCCCGCCATGACGCTCGGGCAGGAGGTGGTCGAGGATTACCTCTCGCTGCGCCTGAGCCTGCGCGCCCATCCGATGGAGCTCTTGCGCCCGCGCCTGCCGGAAAGCCTGCCGCATTCCGCCTTCGACAAGGTGGCGCACCGCCAGCGCATCACCGCCACCGGGCTCGTCATCACCCGCCAGCGCCCCGGCACCGCCTCGGGGGTGATCTTCCTCACGCTCGAGGACGAGACCGGCACCGCCAACGTGGTGGTCTGGACGAAGATCTACGAGACCTTCCGCAAGGCGGTGATCGCCGGCCGGCTGCTGCGCGTCACCGGGCGGCTCGAGCGCGAGGGCGTGGTCACCCACCTCATCGCCGAGACGGTCGAGGATCTGTCGGAGCTGCTCTTCGATCTCGGCGGGCCGGTGCCCGTGCTCGGACCGATCGAGGCCAATGACGGGCGCGCCGACGAGACCCGCAGGCCCGTGGGCGGCAGCCGTCGCGGCAGTGCCGCGCGCCACCCGCGCGAGCAGGCGAAAAAGCTGTTTCCCAGCCGCGACTTCCACTGA